The genomic interval aatctttggcatgttggaggaaaccggagcacccggaggatacccacgcagacactgggagaacttgcaaactccacacaggcagtacccagaattgaacccgggtcgctggagctgtgaggctgcggtgctaaccactgcaccactcctgcCTCATTACTGGTCCTAATTACCTGAGAgtttgaagccttccctcctgcaccatcgtcAAGCTTCGCATTGATACACCTAAACTTCTACTTCTACTCTCACTaatatgtgggactgggagtaagccagtgatgtttgccttCGAGGTCCTCCTCTTTCACTTCCAAACTAGTTCCTGACCTAGGacttcaatacctgctctctcagTCTCATTGGCACCAAAGTGTATCATTACATCTGCCTCATTCCCTTCCCCTTGTAGAAAGTACTGCATGCTTTCTGTACATCCTTGATCCAGGCACCAGGCGTGCAAAATACTCTTttgaaaccatgctgactgtcacgTGTCAgagaatctctctgtcagtcttTTTATACGAGAGCTAAGTGCTGTGTtatctgcaaatctgaaataaatccagaaaatgcaggaaacaatCAACAGGTCCAGCCGCATCTGTGGAGAtacaaatagagttaatgtttctggttgaTGACCCTGCGTTAGAACTGGGAGTACATGGAGATGTCACAATTTGTCGGACACGCAGCCAAAGGTGGacgggaggattatgatcaacagtaagttcaacaatttcagtatcATTCGTTTGCCATTTAACTTCTCCTGCCGTCCACCAGATCCCTGACCTTCCCCTGTGTTCTTCCAGATATAATCATTTCAATACATCAATGGGTAGAATAAAACATTTGCCTAAAGCTggttcccagcctgatgtataacttctctttttatttcccatcctcacagctaacttgatgacgattgtgatcctgtatcgaggaaagtgtggtctttccaaatgtgtcactcgctacctggtgaccatggcagtgaTGGATTTACTGGTTGTTTTCCTCGACCTGATATTAAGGCACATtccaattgtttatcgggaacatttTCGTTTCATGAATTACATccgtgtgtgtaatatccacgccgtcttgCTTTATGCCATTACTGACTGTTCTGTCTGggccactgtcactttcacctttgatcgttttGTAGCCATTTCTTGCCAGaaactgaagagaaaatattgtactgagagaatagcggctgtggttctgggaacagtgattgtACTGTGTTGTTTAagcaacattttctggtattttgtgTTCAAAAATTACTATCCATTTAtcaatttcccctggttttgttttATGCCAATTGTTGTTATGAGATCTTTCTTCTGGTTAATAGTGATAGCCATTCATCATCTTCTAAACCCCGCTCTCCCATTTAttttgattctgctgctcaatgtttTCACTGTCAGGAACATTTTAGTGAGTAGcagagctcgcaggagactccgggggaAAAGCATTGGGGACCGtcccaaagacccagagatggagagtcgaaggaaatccattattttattgtttgTTATCTCGTGgaatttcatattgttatgggcaGTGTTTGCATTGCATTCAATATGGTACCAAATGTTTGTTTTTGGGTATGATACGATATCGCCACCTGATACATTAAACCAACTGGGGTTCATGCTACAAcagctgagttgctgcacaaatacttttATTTATGCCGTGACGCAAACTAAGATCAGGGAGCAGATGAAGGATGTGGTCAAGTATCCCTTCAAACTAATTGTTAAAGTCATTAAAATGTGAGAAGAATTGAAAATCGTTCAACATCAGAACTCATTCCGACATTATATACTGAGAAAGAGTCCTTTCCTGTGGGCCCATTGATTTACATTAATATTGATACACATACTAACACACCAGTCAAAGATCCAGAATACTCAATGCCCTGGGTCATAGACCCTGAACCTGAATATCCTGAGAATGTAGCCTCGAAACCAGAATGTCCTGTGGCATTAAACCTCAACGCTCACTTCCCTGATCAATGACCCTGCACCAACAAGGCTCTGGGTCAGTGACCTAGCACCTGCAACGTCTGAGTCAGTGACGCTGAATCTGTAAAGCCCTGGGTCAATGACCCTGCGCCAACAAGGCCCTGGGTCAATGACCCTGAACCTATAATGCCTGGAGCAGTGACGCTGAACTTGTAATGCATGGGTCAGTGACTCTCTGCCAACAATGCCTCGGTCAGTGATCCTGAAACTAAGCCCTAGGTCAGTGACTCTGACGCGATAATGTCTAGCTCAGTGTCCTTGAACCCCCGATGGCCTGGGTCAATGATTCTGACGGTACAGTGGCctgggtcagtgattctgaaggtACAGTGCCCTGGGTCAGTGACCCTGAGGCCACACTATCCCGTGTCAGTTACAATGAGCTTCAATGCTCTGGATCATTGACCCTGAACCACAAAGCCTGGATCAGTAATCGTGAAAACTCAATGCCCTTCGTCAGTGAGACTAAACTTCAATGATCTGGATCAGTGACCCTCAACCACAATGCGTGTAACACTCGATGCCCTTGGCTAGTGACCCTAAACATCTAAGCCCTGAGCCAATGACCCTGAATCCATAATGCCTGGCTCAGTGTTTTGCCTCTTCGATGTTATTACAGCTGTGTACTCAAAGCCGGTGGGTTGTTGATCACCTCAAAGCTCCATGCACTCATCTTACGGATTTGGGAGGACAATAACTCCCTACAACTTCAGGAATGTGATATTgcaactatcttcaagaagggataGAAATCATGCAGTGGAAAGTTTGCAGTATTTCCCTCTTGTGCACAGCAGGGGAAATCCTGACACTCATTCGCCTGAATCATCTACTTCCTGTGATGGAGGAAATCTTCCCAGAGCCAAAATGTTACTCTCGACTTTCCAGAGGAACCtccaacatggtctttgttgccaggcAAATCCAAGGACTGGGTGCCAGCGATGTACTGTCATAGTCCCCATACTATTTGCAATCTTCTTGACTGTGGCTATTCACCTCaacaaagatcagctgccctctagtGTGAGTAGTAAATACCACCGAGATGGCAAAATCTTTAACCTGACTCACCTCCGTGCTTAAACTAAAAAGTGACCACCATAGGCATGCAGAtccacagtttgtggatgactgcagtgtcgttgcccACACTGCACCAGATTTTCAAGCTGCgtttgatctcttcaattctgtatGCAGGAGGTTTGGCCTATCCTTGAAATTTACCAAaacaaacctgatttttttttaccGACACCTGGTCGGCCAAATAATCCACCTCCCATCTaacttgaaggagagactttggaaaatgttgagcacttcccattatctttctcaaaaggccaccattgatgaggagatcaaacaccagatcagctgcgccagctcagccttctcgAAACTATGGCCGGGGGTGTTTGACAGCAAAGGCCTTGCAAGTCAAATAAAGTCCTAGTGCACAGAGCAGTTGTCAGCGCACTCgtgtactgcagtgagacttggACTATAGAGCAGATAAACAGAAGAGTGTTGGAGCAATTCCAGCTGAAATGTCTCTGTCAGAcactctggattcaatgggaggacagttGGACAAACTCTAGTGTActtcttgaagccagatccacaagcattcaggcaaaattcctgaaaaaccaacttcgatggactggacactgtaaaGATGACTGAACTGCGTCTCCCCAGCCAGGTTCTGTTTtgccaactctcaaatggccagggtTTCCAAGGAAGGACAAAAATAACCCTTCAAGGAAAATCTGAAGGTCTCTTTGAagtgcggcagcattgacattgatggctTGGAGGAGCTTGCTAAGACTGGTTCAATATGGCGACAACCTGTCCATCAAACTGTGTTATTTTTGTGTCCAAACGCTTTAATGATGAGACAGAgaagcggcagagaaggaaagaaaaggaagcaaatcctacaTCTAGTCAGCCATTCTTTTTTTCCAATTCAGTAAACGACTGGATATGCAAATACCTACACTCCTGAAGGTTCACTTCCTATGTCACATGCCCTCAGATCCTGCTTATTTGGAATATATATTTAAAATTAGAAGCAACTTTCTTATCATTCCTGACCGGCTCGTCAGTTGTTGGATGTCGGGGTGCGAGAGTCAATTACCCTTCAATTATTCTTTTGCACTATTGTTCCAAATTCTGAAGTGACTCGAATATAACAGTGGTTATATTCTATTCACTACAATTATGACTTCACACATGCAATGAACAGCAATATCAAAGAACAACAGTAATACCATTAAACACTGCGTAGAAGAGTGATCTCCATGTAATACTCGCTGCCCCAGGTACATTATGTCATTCAATGTGATAAATATCGCTACCATGCCTGGGCACACGAAAATTCCTTATGTTTTCTTGACACAATAAATGCTATGGAGACCGATTTACCCCAATCACTTTCTCAAACCTATTACTTTTCTATCATTTAAcagctctgatgaaagatcacagacctgaaacgttaactctgtttatctctgcaCAACtgatggcagacctgctgagtatttccatcattctgTGTTTTTAATTCAGCTTTCCAGAatttgcagaattttgcttttatcttaaacaATCATTATCTCGTAATTACTTGAATGGCTCAattacaaacaaacaaaaaaaattgaaCCATCTGTCATCCCGGGTCAGGTCAAACACTCACGGTTTCCCACGCAATGACCCAACTCGTAAATAATCCAATGTTAAGACTCAGGCAACGTAAG from Heterodontus francisci isolate sHetFra1 chromosome 49, sHetFra1.hap1, whole genome shotgun sequence carries:
- the LOC137358262 gene encoding probable G-protein coupled receptor 139; its protein translation is MTIVILYRGKCGLSKCVTRYLVTMAVMDLLVVFLDLILRHIPIVYREHFRFMNYIRVCNIHAVLLYAITDCSVWATVTFTFDRFVAISCQKLKRKYCTERIAAVVLGTVIVLCCLSNIFWYFVFKNYYPFINFPWFCFMPIVVMRSFFWLIVIAIHHLLNPALPFILILLLNVFTVRNILVSSRARRRLRGKSIGDRPKDPEMESRRKSIILLFVISWNFILLWAVFALHSIWYQMFVFGYDTISPPDTLNQLGFMLQQLSCCTNTFIYAVTQTKIREQMKDVVKYPFKLIVKVIKM